Proteins encoded within one genomic window of Halocatena marina:
- a CDS encoding ABC transporter ATP-binding protein gives MDYSADEDDPFEEQREKAENPMRRLFLEYGSRNKPAFVGGLVSSIVARVLDLLPPLLLGLAVDSIFSNKKAFGLWIVPHEWLPTTKSDQLVLLTSIIAVAFFGGAAFHWMRNWGWNSFAQHIQHDLRTDTYDKMQRLNMDFFADKQTGELMSVLSNDVNRLENFLNDGMNSMFRLLVMVVGIAVILFSKNWQLALIALLPVPLIALFTYKFVQTIQPKYAAVRSSVGRVNSRLENNLGGIQVIKTSHTEGYESDRVDGVSQTYLDANWDAIETRIKFFPGLRVIAGIGFVLTFVVGGFWVFTYQATGAAPGPFTGELTAGDFVIFILFTQRFIWPMAQFGQIINMYQRAYASAARIFGLMDEPNQIQEAQAADELVVTEDRVEYDDVTFGYDEEEIITDVSFTVEGGETVALVGPTGAGKSTVLKLLLRMYDVDAGAIRIDGQDIRDVTIESLRQRIGYVSQDTFLFYGSVRENISYGTFDASDEEITEAAKAAEAHDFIMNLPDGYDTMVGERGVKLSGGQRQRLSIARAVLKDPAILVLDEATSDVDTETEMLIQRSLDRLTADRTTFAIAHRLSTIKDADQIIVLEGGSIVEHGPHEELIENDGLYAHLWGVQAGEIDELPQEFIDRAANRQARTGADD, from the coding sequence ATGGACTATTCCGCCGACGAAGACGACCCGTTCGAGGAGCAACGGGAAAAGGCTGAGAATCCGATGCGACGGCTGTTCTTGGAGTACGGGAGCCGGAACAAACCCGCGTTCGTTGGTGGACTCGTTTCCAGCATTGTCGCTCGGGTGCTTGATCTGCTTCCGCCTCTGTTACTCGGGCTCGCGGTCGATTCTATCTTCTCTAATAAAAAGGCGTTCGGACTCTGGATCGTGCCACACGAGTGGTTACCGACGACGAAGTCCGACCAACTCGTGCTACTGACGAGCATTATCGCCGTCGCATTCTTCGGCGGGGCGGCTTTCCACTGGATGCGCAACTGGGGATGGAACTCGTTTGCCCAACACATCCAACACGATCTCCGCACGGACACCTACGACAAAATGCAGCGGCTGAACATGGATTTCTTCGCCGATAAACAGACCGGTGAGCTGATGTCCGTCCTCTCGAACGACGTGAATCGTCTCGAGAATTTTCTCAACGACGGGATGAACTCCATGTTCAGACTACTGGTGATGGTCGTCGGAATCGCAGTCATCCTGTTTTCTAAAAATTGGCAACTCGCGCTCATCGCGCTGTTGCCCGTGCCACTCATCGCTCTGTTCACCTACAAGTTCGTCCAAACGATCCAACCAAAGTACGCAGCAGTTCGTTCCTCAGTCGGTCGGGTCAACTCTCGACTGGAAAATAATTTAGGAGGAATTCAGGTCATCAAAACCTCGCATACCGAAGGGTACGAATCCGACCGCGTCGATGGCGTCTCACAAACGTATCTCGACGCGAACTGGGACGCCATCGAGACGCGTATCAAGTTTTTCCCTGGTCTCCGCGTAATTGCCGGAATTGGATTTGTTCTCACGTTCGTGGTCGGCGGATTCTGGGTGTTCACATACCAAGCGACAGGTGCTGCCCCCGGTCCGTTCACCGGTGAACTCACCGCCGGTGACTTCGTCATATTCATCCTCTTTACCCAACGGTTCATCTGGCCGATGGCACAGTTCGGTCAGATAATCAACATGTACCAGCGCGCGTACGCGTCGGCTGCACGCATCTTCGGATTGATGGACGAACCGAACCAGATTCAGGAAGCGCAGGCTGCAGACGAGTTAGTCGTGACTGAAGACCGCGTCGAGTACGACGACGTGACGTTCGGGTACGACGAGGAGGAGATCATCACGGACGTCTCGTTCACCGTCGAGGGTGGCGAGACGGTTGCGCTCGTCGGACCAACGGGTGCCGGTAAATCGACCGTGCTGAAACTTCTACTCCGGATGTACGACGTTGATGCTGGTGCGATCCGAATCGATGGGCAAGATATCCGTGATGTGACCATCGAGAGTCTTCGTCAACGCATTGGATACGTCAGTCAGGACACGTTCCTGTTCTACGGATCGGTCCGCGAGAACATTTCGTATGGAACGTTCGACGCGAGCGACGAAGAGATCACTGAGGCCGCCAAAGCCGCAGAGGCACACGATTTCATCATGAACCTTCCGGACGGCTACGACACGATGGTCGGTGAACGCGGTGTCAAGCTGTCGGGCGGACAGCGCCAGCGGCTCTCCATCGCGCGGGCGGTTCTCAAAGACCCCGCTATTCTCGTACTCGATGAAGCGACCAGCGATGTCGACACCGAAACCGAGATGCTCATCCAGCGCAGTCTCGACCGGCTCACCGCCGACCGGACGACGTTCGCCATCGCGCATCGCCTCTCGACGATCAAAGACGCCGATCAGATCATTGTCCTCGAAGGTGGCTCCATCGTTGAGCATGGCCCACACGAGGAACTCATCGAAAATGATGGGCTTTATGCGCATCTTTGGGGCGTTCAGGCGGGTGAGATCGACGAACTGCCACAGGAATTCATCGATCGAGCAGCCAACCGACAGGCCCGCACTGGCGCAGACGACTAA
- a CDS encoding creatininase family protein, whose amino-acid sequence MHLSEIPWTDVAAETESDMETDMALLPVGSTEQHGPHAPLGTDALIASGIAAVGADRYDGDVVVGPTIPVGVAEEHRQFTGTLWVTEETFRRYVRETIQSLTHHGFNRVVVVNGHGGNVAALRECCATITRHDAAFVAPFTWFNAVSDEMGHGGALETALVRHLHPDLIREDRVEDASAGAVDRWGVWQSGTNLAYDSAEFTENGVVGDPSEGDAAYGEELLEEITTALVDLLETVAARNLTQPEHR is encoded by the coding sequence ATGCACCTCTCGGAGATCCCGTGGACCGATGTCGCTGCCGAAACAGAATCCGACATGGAGACGGATATGGCGCTTCTTCCCGTTGGATCGACGGAACAACACGGACCGCACGCGCCGCTCGGGACAGACGCACTCATTGCGTCGGGAATCGCCGCTGTCGGTGCAGACCGCTACGACGGCGATGTGGTCGTTGGGCCGACGATTCCGGTCGGGGTCGCAGAAGAACATCGTCAGTTCACTGGGACACTGTGGGTAACCGAAGAAACGTTCCGTCGGTACGTCCGTGAGACCATCCAGAGTCTCACACACCACGGTTTCAACCGCGTCGTGGTCGTCAACGGTCATGGTGGAAATGTTGCTGCCCTTCGTGAGTGTTGTGCGACGATCACTCGTCACGACGCTGCCTTTGTGGCGCCATTTACGTGGTTCAACGCAGTTTCAGACGAGATGGGACACGGCGGAGCGCTCGAAACAGCGCTCGTTCGTCACCTCCACCCGGATCTTATTCGTGAAGACAGAGTTGAGGATGCCAGTGCCGGTGCTGTTGACCGATGGGGAGTCTGGCAGTCGGGGACGAATCTCGCGTACGACTCTGCCGAGTTCACCGAAAATGGCGTTGTCGGCGATCCGTCCGAAGGAGACGCTGCATACGGTGAAGAGCTGCTTGAGGAAATTACGACGGCTCTCGTCGATCTGTTAGAAACCGTTGCTGCGCGCAATCTTACCCAGCCAGAGCACCGGTGA
- a CDS encoding DUF5790 family protein has product MSQTALDDDELFGEAANEIRTDVESSLETAREALPEADDIWTAEAENTLGVLNSLHSVLDTGDAAEHLRDAKKWYTMGERADAFEDADDLREKIEELEEIMDDISTAHEQVGDLASTVPELRGMLDSIEQKDEDEEDTEE; this is encoded by the coding sequence ATGAGCCAGACGGCCCTCGATGACGACGAACTCTTTGGAGAGGCAGCGAACGAGATCCGCACCGACGTAGAGTCGAGCCTCGAAACGGCCCGAGAAGCACTCCCGGAAGCCGATGATATCTGGACCGCCGAGGCTGAAAACACCCTCGGAGTCCTCAATTCCCTCCATTCCGTGCTCGATACAGGCGATGCCGCAGAACACCTCCGAGACGCCAAAAAGTGGTATACGATGGGCGAACGAGCGGACGCCTTCGAAGACGCCGACGATCTGCGAGAAAAGATCGAAGAACTCGAAGAGATCATGGACGATATCTCAACCGCTCACGAACAAGTGGGCGATCTCGCAAGCACAGTTCCAGAGCTCCGAGGTATGCTCGACTCGATCGAACAAAAGGACGAGGACGAGGAGGACACAGAGGAGTAG
- a CDS encoding dihydroneopterin aldolase family protein: MDPTDRETACFEAGVKFGALYHQFAGAPVSPKSAASLETAIEETIENQPYCEEVSVDIHTDELETTRGYTELTGEYMDVVMRIEYEDCIVHAEMAMEDGYPLMRVVDIVGE, encoded by the coding sequence ATGGACCCGACAGACCGCGAAACGGCCTGTTTCGAAGCAGGAGTGAAATTCGGTGCACTGTATCATCAGTTCGCCGGTGCTCCAGTCAGTCCGAAGAGTGCCGCGAGTCTCGAAACTGCTATTGAGGAGACAATCGAGAACCAGCCGTACTGTGAGGAAGTTTCAGTCGATATCCACACCGACGAGCTCGAAACAACACGGGGGTACACCGAACTCACAGGAGAGTACATGGATGTTGTCATGCGGATCGAGTACGAAGACTGCATTGTCCATGCCGAGATGGCGATGGAAGACGGCTACCCTCTCATGCGCGTCGTCGATATCGTCGGTGAGTAG
- a CDS encoding translation initiation factor IF-2 subunit beta, with amino-acid sequence MDYESSLDRAMDAVPDIQSDGKRLEVPDATAQKDGAFTRLTNLEDIADTISRTPDHLHRFIQRDLGTNGKLTDGVGRYNGTFSGTDFDAATDAYVEAYVLCAECGLPDTRLVTEDGTPMLRCDACGAFRPVSKRRRGTQQTKQRDAIEEGQTYTLEIVSTGRKGDGVAERGGYTVFVPGAAEGDVVEAYIENVSGSLAFARLVTN; translated from the coding sequence ATGGATTACGAATCGAGCCTCGATAGAGCCATGGATGCAGTGCCAGATATCCAATCGGACGGCAAGCGTCTCGAAGTGCCGGATGCCACGGCACAGAAAGACGGTGCATTCACACGCTTAACGAATCTTGAGGATATTGCTGATACTATCTCCCGAACCCCGGACCATCTCCACCGATTTATCCAGCGTGATCTCGGAACGAACGGAAAGCTCACAGACGGTGTCGGGCGGTACAACGGGACGTTCTCCGGTACGGATTTCGATGCGGCCACCGATGCGTACGTCGAAGCGTACGTCCTCTGTGCGGAGTGTGGACTGCCCGATACTCGACTCGTGACTGAAGACGGAACACCGATGCTCAGGTGTGATGCTTGTGGTGCGTTCCGTCCCGTCTCAAAGCGCCGCCGCGGCACCCAACAGACCAAACAGCGTGATGCGATCGAAGAGGGTCAAACCTACACGCTCGAAATCGTCAGTACGGGCCGCAAGGGCGACGGTGTTGCCGAACGGGGTGGATATACGGTTTTCGTCCCCGGTGCGGCGGAGGGCGACGTCGTTGAGGCATACATCGAAAACGTCTCTGGCTCGCTGGCGTTTGCTCGGCTCGTGACAAACTAA
- the azf gene encoding NAD-dependent glucose-6-phosphate dehydrogenase Azf, which yields MVTSVLLTGAAGRVGSAILGGLGQDYDWRLIDREPPTGKDNHQSDHEYVVADITDKDAIREAMEDVDVVIHLAGDPRPEAGWDSVITNNIDGTHTVFEAAIDAGVEKVIFASSNHVVGHYETERKPDIYRTSSDFQLDGTELPRPSNRYGISKATGEIIGRFFHDEYDIGVVCLRIGNLTKDHPPIDYERGQAMWLSYRDCAHLFDCCITSDVDYEIIYGISDNDRKYYSIDRAHEVLGYDPQDNSADYTD from the coding sequence ATGGTCACGTCGGTGCTGCTCACAGGTGCCGCAGGTCGCGTTGGAAGCGCTATCCTCGGCGGACTCGGTCAAGACTATGATTGGCGGTTGATAGATCGCGAGCCACCGACAGGTAAAGACAACCATCAGTCTGATCACGAGTACGTTGTCGCCGATATCACCGACAAGGATGCCATCCGCGAGGCGATGGAAGACGTCGATGTCGTCATTCACCTCGCTGGTGATCCACGTCCTGAGGCAGGATGGGATAGTGTCATCACGAACAACATCGACGGGACTCACACTGTTTTCGAGGCAGCCATCGATGCTGGGGTTGAGAAGGTTATCTTTGCGTCCTCGAATCACGTTGTTGGCCACTACGAAACCGAGCGCAAGCCCGATATATACCGCACGAGCAGCGATTTCCAACTCGATGGAACAGAACTCCCTCGGCCATCGAATCGATACGGCATTAGCAAAGCCACCGGTGAGATCATCGGACGGTTCTTCCACGATGAGTACGATATCGGCGTTGTCTGTCTCCGCATCGGCAATCTCACAAAGGATCATCCACCAATCGATTACGAGCGCGGGCAGGCAATGTGGCTCTCTTATCGGGACTGTGCCCACTTGTTCGACTGTTGTATTACCTCCGATGTCGATTACGAAATCATCTACGGCATCTCGGACAACGACCGAAAGTACTACTCGATCGACCGTGCTCACGAGGTGCTTGGCTACGATCCGCAGGACAACTCCGCTGATTACACCGATTGA
- a CDS encoding thioesterase family protein has protein sequence MHEVYENRVRFAETDQQGVVFYGEYVTYQDEATSAFLREIGYDYTTLIENEWDIHVAHVDLDYRSPAFFENVIVNSLRVESIGHSSITFDYQARRSMDDTVLVEGHVTHVAVDDTGTPTRIPDTFRDAVIAFQDEPPESA, from the coding sequence ATGCACGAGGTGTATGAGAATCGCGTTCGATTCGCCGAGACTGACCAGCAAGGTGTCGTGTTCTACGGCGAGTACGTCACCTACCAAGACGAAGCAACGTCCGCATTTCTGCGGGAGATTGGCTATGACTACACAACGCTGATCGAGAACGAGTGGGATATTCACGTCGCACACGTCGATCTCGATTATCGCTCACCAGCGTTCTTCGAAAATGTGATCGTCAATTCACTCCGCGTTGAATCAATCGGCCACTCCAGCATAACGTTCGACTATCAGGCGAGGCGCTCGATGGACGACACTGTGCTCGTCGAAGGTCACGTGACCCACGTTGCAGTCGATGATACCGGAACACCGACCCGTATTCCTGATACGTTCCGCGATGCCGTCATCGCGTTTCAGGATGAGCCACCCGAATCAGCTTGA
- a CDS encoding DUF309 domain-containing protein, which translates to MAAHLRAGAAIYNAGEYHAAHDAWEELWLEMDDGPDRDLLQGLIQFTAAVYHADQRNWAGTTGLATSAHRYLADLGAARHGVALESIRDYLVVLGRDPEVIERRRPIRIVLDGEPVIVDELPFESVAIAARVLAAEYDYNEDQIERAIEYATADLAAEKVTSPFVTLLIDFVRGERGIVRQRLSEHIGRRNHKESDVEGLFETDSDN; encoded by the coding sequence CTGGCCGCACATCTCCGAGCGGGCGCTGCAATCTACAACGCCGGTGAGTACCACGCTGCACACGATGCGTGGGAAGAACTGTGGCTTGAGATGGACGACGGGCCCGATCGTGATCTTCTACAGGGCTTGATTCAGTTCACCGCTGCCGTCTACCATGCTGATCAACGAAACTGGGCGGGCACCACAGGACTCGCAACGAGTGCGCACAGATATCTAGCCGATCTCGGTGCGGCCCGTCACGGCGTTGCACTCGAATCCATTCGTGATTATCTCGTCGTTCTCGGTCGTGATCCAGAGGTCATCGAGCGTCGACGACCGATCCGGATAGTACTGGACGGTGAGCCGGTCATCGTCGATGAACTCCCATTCGAGTCGGTGGCGATCGCCGCACGCGTCCTCGCAGCAGAATACGACTACAATGAGGATCAGATCGAACGAGCAATCGAGTACGCGACAGCCGATCTCGCAGCAGAAAAGGTAACAAGCCCGTTCGTCACGTTGCTAATCGACTTCGTGCGTGGAGAGCGTGGAATTGTTCGCCAACGGTTATCAGAACACATTGGACGCCGCAATCACAAAGAATCAGATGTCGAGGGACTATTCGAAACGGATTCGGACAACTAG
- a CDS encoding MaoC family dehydratase, which produces MPLEFYEDLSIGDTREFGGYTVEKEELVSFAEQYDPQPFHVDEDAAEQSMFGGLIASGWHTAAVTMRMLVENVIRDSSATGAIGVDDLRWRQPVRPDDTLSVKTEVVDKEPWDDNLGLVHSRTTVYNQDETEVMSMIGLVLYQMRDSSSAPEN; this is translated from the coding sequence ATGCCTCTGGAGTTCTATGAGGACCTTTCGATTGGTGATACGCGAGAGTTCGGTGGATATACGGTCGAAAAAGAGGAACTCGTTTCGTTCGCCGAGCAGTACGATCCGCAACCGTTCCACGTAGACGAAGACGCTGCAGAGCAGTCGATGTTCGGTGGACTCATTGCCAGTGGCTGGCACACCGCTGCGGTCACGATGCGTATGCTCGTCGAAAATGTCATCCGCGATTCGAGTGCAACAGGTGCAATCGGAGTCGATGATCTGCGTTGGAGACAGCCCGTCCGTCCCGATGATACGCTCTCTGTGAAGACCGAAGTGGTAGATAAAGAACCGTGGGACGATAATCTCGGACTCGTTCACTCCCGCACCACCGTCTACAATCAGGACGAGACTGAGGTCATGTCTATGATTGGATTAGTGCTCTATCAAATGCGAGACAGCAGTTCTGCACCCGAAAACTGA